A part of Microthrixaceae bacterium genomic DNA contains:
- a CDS encoding ABC transporter substrate-binding protein — MTTTSGHTQSSDRQTSAQEQDRARAIVDRRRFLGMSFGAVLTGPALQAACGGSTKGDRVTDRHRDGILRIGVAGAPGNINPLDSGSELTQWPAEAIMESLYTYDEELNSVPLLAAGEPVISADRLTWTIPLRQDVEFHNGDAFNAHHVVSTLDHLLDLSSGSEWITYLIDYVQWFEAADDHTVTIGLAKPYGLLRSHLTNLPMGHTDFVARRDAMMGTGPYRLTDHKPGQSYTLTRYDGYHGSAPSFAGVEYSVFVDGGTRLLTLQQGRVDLITSLPHTNLKTVERDEDLVLSRAEAPLDVLTYVNLHAEPFSDENFRRAVAVSMDRAGVKDRVFGGHATIGQGPIGPAQKGWDPDLEVFSAEADLAEAERLLARARTDRLDFTITVGTTQVGRDIATVLAAGWKELGLDVTIEQLTGGPWSSRWLANEYEMLMNMFQSGFTSGPANYMTLSPADSRSLLSCGFEDPEVDQWIDVIWQTEDDVERTEALTRLNQRLAEEAVMFPPVYPELLMAQRRELSPVDPDGLRISRLRPQHLSFTT; from the coding sequence ATGACCACCACCTCGGGCCACACCCAGTCCTCAGATCGCCAGACTTCCGCCCAAGAACAGGATCGAGCCCGGGCCATCGTCGACCGTCGCCGGTTCTTGGGGATGAGCTTCGGTGCCGTGCTCACGGGACCGGCACTGCAGGCGGCATGCGGCGGCTCGACCAAAGGCGACCGGGTCACAGACCGTCACCGCGACGGGATCCTGCGCATCGGCGTCGCCGGAGCCCCCGGAAACATCAACCCCCTCGACTCGGGCTCCGAGCTCACCCAATGGCCGGCCGAAGCGATCATGGAATCGCTCTACACCTACGACGAGGAGCTCAATTCGGTTCCCCTCCTTGCCGCGGGAGAGCCGGTGATAAGCGCCGATCGCCTCACCTGGACGATTCCGCTGCGCCAGGACGTCGAGTTCCACAACGGCGACGCCTTCAACGCCCACCACGTCGTGTCGACACTCGACCACCTGCTCGACTTGAGCTCGGGGAGCGAGTGGATCACTTACCTGATCGACTACGTGCAATGGTTCGAAGCCGCCGACGACCACACCGTCACCATCGGTCTGGCCAAGCCATACGGGCTCCTTCGATCCCACCTGACCAATCTGCCCATGGGTCACACCGACTTCGTCGCCCGACGCGATGCCATGATGGGTACCGGCCCCTACCGCCTCACCGACCACAAGCCGGGCCAGAGCTACACGCTGACCCGCTACGACGGCTACCACGGTAGCGCCCCTTCGTTTGCGGGCGTCGAGTACAGCGTGTTCGTCGACGGTGGAACCCGGCTCCTCACCCTCCAACAGGGCCGGGTGGACCTGATCACGTCCCTACCCCACACCAACCTCAAGACGGTGGAACGAGATGAGGACCTGGTCCTGAGCCGGGCCGAGGCACCACTCGATGTGCTCACCTACGTGAACCTCCACGCCGAGCCGTTCTCCGACGAGAACTTCCGGCGGGCGGTGGCGGTGTCCATGGATCGAGCCGGCGTGAAGGACCGAGTGTTCGGAGGCCATGCCACCATCGGTCAAGGACCGATTGGACCGGCTCAGAAGGGGTGGGACCCCGACCTCGAGGTCTTCTCCGCCGAGGCCGACCTCGCCGAAGCCGAACGGCTTCTGGCCCGCGCCCGCACCGACCGCCTGGACTTCACCATCACCGTGGGTACCACCCAGGTCGGGCGAGACATCGCCACCGTCTTGGCCGCCGGTTGGAAGGAGCTGGGGCTCGACGTAACCATCGAACAGTTGACCGGCGGCCCGTGGTCTTCTCGTTGGCTGGCCAACGAGTACGAGATGCTCATGAACATGTTCCAGAGCGGGTTCACATCGGGACCGGCGAACTACATGACCCTCTCCCCCGCAGATTCCCGCAGCCTCCTGTCGTGCGGGTTCGAGGACCCCGAGGTCGACCAGTGGATCGACGTCATCTGGCAGACCGAGGACGACGTCGAACGAACCGAGGCCCTAACCCGGCTCAACCAGCGTCTCGCCGAGGAAGCGGTGATGTTCCCGCCCGTGTACCCCGAGTTGCTCATGGCCCAGCGCCGGGAACTGTCACCGGTCGATCCGGACGGGCTGCGCATCAGTCGACTGAGGCCTCAACACCTCTCCTTTACGACGTGA
- a CDS encoding ABC transporter ATP-binding protein, producing the protein MMAGSDPLLVVAGLTVTYPALDGHPTSKAVNRVGFTVGRGEVVGLVGASGCGKSTILHALAGLGDPGTTVSADTLALDGQDLTALDGRGWLNLRRAHIGLIPQQPMTALTPTVSVGSQLDWYLGPDAVQRHADALGQIGLESVVQRPQDLPGRFSGGQLQRLLIALNTLGKPRSLLLADEPTSTLDVTVQATILDHLRELRAETNVSMVLVSHDLAVVANTVDRVGVIHHGELVEIAPVTQIFEEPTHAVTRALVAAVPRRAATSPTSSEASSPRAARPDHQDPQDPPAPPAPPVTASAAEPIPALEETQPHPNPNPDPAPALVLDRIYHYYGSQAPRTRAPHNRRSRVGTAHHVVRAVDEVSLTMYSGQSVAVVGESGSGKSTLAGVIVGSIEPTAGSVALDGTALAMSRTLDERRAVQLVPQNVRTALNPRRRVGHALRQAQRIHLIGSDRSDRDRRSREMLEVVHLNPDRLDRRPTELSGGELARVVLARALLVQPRVLILDEPTASLDANVKASVIDVLDEIRRDLGLSMLVITHELATARALSERVMVLHRGQVVEAGPTATVLSTPSHDHTRSLLACELTA; encoded by the coding sequence GTGATGGCCGGTAGCGACCCGCTGCTCGTCGTGGCCGGCCTGACCGTCACCTACCCGGCACTCGATGGGCACCCAACCTCGAAAGCGGTGAACCGAGTTGGCTTCACCGTCGGACGCGGTGAAGTGGTCGGGCTGGTCGGCGCTTCTGGCTGTGGGAAATCGACGATCCTCCACGCCCTCGCTGGCCTCGGCGACCCCGGCACCACCGTTTCCGCAGACACCCTCGCGCTCGATGGCCAAGACCTCACCGCGCTCGACGGCCGAGGTTGGTTGAACCTACGGCGGGCCCACATCGGCCTGATACCGCAACAGCCCATGACCGCACTGACGCCTACGGTCTCGGTGGGTAGTCAACTCGACTGGTACCTCGGTCCCGACGCCGTCCAGAGACATGCCGACGCCCTAGGCCAGATCGGTCTGGAGTCCGTGGTCCAACGCCCACAGGATCTCCCCGGTCGCTTCTCCGGTGGCCAGCTCCAGCGGCTTCTCATCGCCCTGAACACCTTGGGCAAACCGCGGTCCCTGCTGTTGGCCGACGAACCCACCAGCACCTTGGACGTGACCGTGCAAGCCACCATCTTGGACCACCTCCGCGAGCTGCGAGCAGAGACGAACGTCTCGATGGTGCTGGTCTCCCATGACCTCGCCGTCGTGGCCAACACCGTCGATCGGGTCGGCGTCATCCACCACGGAGAACTGGTCGAGATCGCCCCAGTGACCCAGATCTTCGAGGAACCCACCCATGCCGTCACCAGGGCCCTGGTGGCGGCGGTCCCCCGTAGGGCCGCTACATCTCCGACGTCATCGGAAGCCAGCAGCCCACGGGCCGCTCGTCCAGATCATCAAGATCCTCAAGATCCTCCAGCTCCCCCCGCCCCACCCGTCACAGCCTCCGCCGCCGAGCCGATCCCGGCGCTGGAGGAGACCCAACCGCACCCGAACCCGAACCCGGACCCGGCTCCGGCACTGGTCCTGGACCGGATCTACCACTACTACGGGTCCCAGGCACCGAGGACGAGGGCCCCCCACAACCGCCGATCCCGCGTCGGTACCGCCCACCATGTCGTCAGAGCGGTGGACGAGGTCAGCCTCACCATGTACTCGGGACAATCGGTGGCCGTGGTCGGAGAGTCAGGATCGGGTAAGTCGACACTGGCCGGCGTGATCGTCGGGTCCATCGAACCGACAGCAGGATCGGTGGCCCTGGACGGAACCGCCCTCGCCATGTCGAGAACCCTCGATGAGCGCCGGGCCGTCCAACTGGTCCCCCAGAACGTGCGGACCGCGCTCAACCCTCGCCGCCGGGTCGGTCACGCCCTCCGTCAAGCCCAGCGCATCCATCTCATCGGCTCGGACCGTTCCGATCGAGATCGTCGCAGCCGCGAGATGCTCGAGGTCGTTCACCTGAACCCCGACCGCCTGGATCGCAGACCGACCGAGCTCAGCGGTGGCGAGCTTGCTCGTGTCGTCCTGGCCCGTGCCCTACTGGTCCAGCCCCGGGTCCTGATCCTCGACGAGCCGACGGCCAGCCTTGACGCCAACGTCAAGGCCTCGGTAATCGACGTCTTGGACGAGATCCGCCGGGACCTCGGTCTGTCGATGTTGGTTATCACCCATGAGCTGGCAACGGCCCGGGCCTTGAGCGAGAGGGTGATGGTCCTCCACCGAGGCCAGGTGGTGGAGGCCGGACCTACAGCGACGGTCCTGTCGACACCCAGCCACGACCACACCCGGTCGCTTCTGGCCTGTGAGCTGACTGCCTGA
- a CDS encoding glycine--tRNA ligase, which yields MSEPTPDSSAESKAVPAAGDTSGVSADPALFDRIVSLTKRRGFVFPSAEIYGGFRSTYDYGPIGVLLLRNVKDAWWRSMVQMRHDVVGLDAAILSPPAVWEASGHLANFTDPLVDCKECKERFRLDKLEDPDLCPNCGKRGTFTEARQFNLMFKTHAGPVEGKGHEVYLRPETAQGMFVNFANVLQSSRKKPPFGIAQIGKSFRNEITPGNFVFRTREFEQMEMEFFVPPDEAQDWYQYWRNERFQWYLDLGMPATHLRLRDHDPDELSHYSSGTADVEFLFPWGWDELEGIANRGDYDLTPHATRSGERLDYFDPATNSRYTPHVIEPAAGATRTMMAFLMAAYDEEEVRGETRTVLRLHPRLAPYKVAVLPLSRKPELTGPAEDLLARLQSHVMCDYDETQNIGKRYRRQDELGTPLCITYDFDSIEDGAVTVRDRDSMAQERVPIDSVVEHVLTRLAL from the coding sequence ATGTCCGAGCCAACTCCCGACTCCTCAGCTGAATCGAAGGCCGTGCCCGCCGCCGGGGACACCTCGGGGGTTTCCGCCGATCCGGCCTTGTTCGATCGGATCGTGAGCCTCACCAAGCGTCGGGGCTTCGTGTTCCCCTCGGCGGAGATCTACGGCGGGTTCCGTTCCACCTATGACTACGGCCCGATCGGCGTGCTGCTCCTGCGCAACGTGAAAGATGCCTGGTGGCGCTCGATGGTGCAGATGCGCCACGACGTGGTGGGCCTCGATGCTGCCATCCTCTCGCCGCCGGCGGTGTGGGAAGCATCGGGTCACCTGGCCAACTTCACCGACCCCCTGGTCGACTGCAAGGAGTGCAAGGAACGGTTCCGTCTCGACAAACTCGAGGACCCTGACCTGTGCCCCAATTGCGGGAAACGTGGCACCTTCACCGAGGCCCGCCAGTTCAACCTGATGTTCAAGACCCACGCCGGGCCGGTGGAGGGCAAGGGCCACGAGGTGTACCTGCGACCCGAGACCGCCCAGGGCATGTTCGTGAACTTCGCCAACGTGTTGCAGTCCAGCCGCAAGAAGCCCCCGTTCGGCATCGCCCAGATCGGCAAGTCGTTCCGTAACGAGATCACGCCCGGCAACTTCGTGTTCCGCACCCGTGAGTTCGAACAGATGGAGATGGAGTTCTTCGTCCCGCCCGACGAGGCCCAGGATTGGTACCAGTACTGGCGCAACGAGCGGTTCCAGTGGTATCTCGACCTCGGCATGCCGGCCACACACCTGCGCCTTCGTGACCACGACCCCGATGAGCTCAGCCACTACTCGTCGGGCACCGCGGATGTGGAGTTCCTCTTCCCGTGGGGCTGGGACGAGCTCGAGGGCATCGCCAACCGGGGTGACTACGACCTCACCCCCCACGCCACCCGCTCGGGCGAACGGCTCGACTACTTCGACCCCGCCACCAACTCGCGCTACACCCCGCACGTGATCGAGCCTGCGGCCGGGGCCACCCGCACGATGATGGCGTTCCTAATGGCCGCATATGACGAAGAGGAGGTACGGGGTGAGACCCGCACCGTGCTGCGGCTTCATCCTCGTCTCGCTCCCTACAAGGTGGCTGTGCTCCCACTGTCGCGTAAGCCTGAGCTGACCGGGCCGGCCGAGGATTTGCTGGCCCGACTCCAGTCCCACGTCATGTGCGACTACGACGAGACGCAGAACATCGGCAAGCGCTACCGCCGCCAGGACGAGCTGGGTACGCCGTTGTGCATCACCTACGACTTCGATTCGATCGAGGACGGTGCGGTGACGGTGCGCGACCGGGATTCGATGGCTCAGGAACGGGTTCCGATCGACAGCGTCGTCGAGCATGTGCTGACCCGCCTGGCTCTGTGA
- a CDS encoding RDD family protein has product MSMYGTPTPNYGAPSDPTAVVGVRIGAWIIDLIIYLGLVFAFTAATGGVEAIAYSDLTWSEAHSLCDRWEEANEGFCFVNQDATSGSETFGETNYTAQTIEGGSAGLLFWTGHLVAYAVIQGLTGGSLGKLAVGLRVVDQSGQVIGIGRSLARTFAWLIDALTCGLPVIGGVAMVSTKGHRRVGDMIAGTYVVKKASVGMPINTSVPVATPSAGWGAPPTPGWPPAGPGSTPMPGAGGSSWSPAGPTSGSPFATTPPASPSGDGPTWDPARNTYIQYDRDLGAWLQWDDGTQTWGPISQ; this is encoded by the coding sequence GTGAGCATGTACGGCACCCCCACGCCCAACTACGGCGCCCCATCGGACCCAACTGCAGTGGTCGGGGTTCGGATCGGCGCCTGGATCATCGACCTCATCATCTATCTGGGCCTCGTGTTCGCCTTCACCGCGGCCACGGGCGGGGTTGAGGCCATCGCCTACAGCGACCTCACCTGGTCCGAGGCCCACTCGCTGTGTGACCGGTGGGAGGAAGCCAACGAGGGCTTCTGCTTCGTGAACCAAGACGCCACCAGTGGATCCGAGACCTTCGGTGAGACCAACTACACCGCGCAGACCATCGAGGGCGGGTCGGCCGGCCTGTTGTTCTGGACCGGTCACCTCGTCGCCTACGCCGTCATCCAAGGCCTCACCGGGGGCAGCCTCGGAAAGCTTGCGGTGGGTCTGCGGGTCGTAGACCAGAGCGGCCAGGTGATCGGCATCGGTCGCTCGCTGGCCCGCACGTTCGCCTGGCTGATCGACGCCCTGACCTGTGGCCTTCCGGTGATCGGTGGCGTCGCCATGGTCAGCACCAAGGGCCACCGTCGAGTGGGCGACATGATCGCTGGTACCTACGTGGTCAAGAAGGCATCGGTGGGAATGCCGATCAACACGTCGGTCCCCGTCGCCACTCCGTCAGCCGGTTGGGGCGCTCCCCCGACCCCAGGTTGGCCACCGGCCGGACCGGGCTCGACACCGATGCCGGGTGCAGGCGGAAGCTCGTGGTCACCGGCGGGGCCCACCTCGGGTAGCCCGTTCGCTACGACGCCTCCGGCGTCGCCCTCCGGCGACGGCCCGACCTGGGACCCGGCCCGCAACACCTACATCCAATACGACCGTGATCTAGGGGCGTGGCTCCAATGGGATGACGGCACCCAAACCTGGGGACCGATCAGCCAGTAG
- the recO gene encoding DNA repair protein RecO, producing the protein MTLYRDHGIVLRTYKLGEADRIVSFITERHGKVRAVAKGVRKTRSKFGARLEPTSHVALQLYEGRELDIVTQAESVDHFRSIRDDLDRLGRAATMLETVDQVAMEREPNPDLYRMLLGALRSLAARNSPLVVAGFHWKLLALEGFRPVVETCVLCDEDADLVAFDPVEGGLLCPEHRRGTRVSADAVELMRQILGGRLAQALDSPESSATREVENLATRVVEHHLERRLRSVGALD; encoded by the coding sequence GTGACGCTCTACCGCGATCACGGGATCGTGCTTCGCACCTACAAGCTGGGTGAGGCCGATCGGATCGTGTCGTTCATCACCGAACGACACGGCAAGGTCCGGGCGGTGGCCAAGGGCGTCCGCAAGACTCGCTCCAAGTTCGGGGCTCGCCTCGAACCCACCAGTCACGTCGCCCTCCAGCTCTATGAGGGGCGGGAGCTGGACATCGTCACCCAGGCCGAGTCGGTTGACCACTTCCGTTCCATTCGCGATGACCTGGATCGCCTGGGCCGGGCTGCCACCATGCTCGAGACCGTCGACCAGGTGGCCATGGAACGAGAACCCAACCCCGACCTGTACCGGATGCTGCTGGGAGCGCTGCGTTCGTTGGCGGCCCGCAACAGTCCGTTGGTGGTGGCGGGCTTCCATTGGAAGCTGTTGGCCCTTGAAGGTTTCCGTCCGGTGGTGGAGACGTGCGTGTTGTGTGACGAGGATGCCGACCTGGTGGCGTTCGACCCGGTGGAGGGCGGGCTGTTGTGCCCGGAGCATCGGCGGGGGACCCGGGTGTCGGCCGACGCAGTGGAACTGATGCGTCAGATCCTGGGTGGACGGCTGGCCCAGGCCCTCGACAGCCCTGAGTCATCGGCTACCAGAGAGGTGGAGAACCTGGCCACCCGGGTGGTCGAGCACCATCTGGAACGGAGGCTGCGTTCGGTGGGTGCATTGGACTGA
- the uppS gene encoding di-trans,poly-cis-decaprenylcistransferase → MASATAVVICSWGTRRSPPLEAPANRASAATVRWADGIRARVAVHRSTVGGPVDWAVVDLTGIDPNRIPRHVAVVMDGNGRWATRRGLKRTDGHAAGEEALFDAVDGAIDLGLDWFTVYAFSTENWKLPPDEVRFLMGFNKGILERHAERLNQRNVRIRFIGRRDWRVPRGVLKRIEWATDLTRSNTGLTFTIAFNYGGRAELVDAVRQIVADGVKPDKVDEKLIRSHLYDPEMPDPELMVRTSGESRTSNYLLWQLAYSELVFTETLWPDFRTEHLVDAIREYQARERRFGGI, encoded by the coding sequence ATGGCTTCGGCCACGGCGGTGGTCATCTGCTCTTGGGGGACACGGCGTTCACCACCGCTGGAAGCTCCGGCCAACCGGGCCAGCGCGGCCACGGTTCGCTGGGCGGATGGCATTCGGGCGAGGGTAGCCGTGCACCGGAGCACCGTCGGGGGACCGGTAGATTGGGCGGTCGTGGACCTCACCGGCATTGACCCAAACCGGATCCCCCGCCATGTGGCTGTGGTGATGGACGGAAACGGGCGGTGGGCGACGCGTCGTGGCCTCAAGCGAACCGACGGGCATGCCGCCGGGGAAGAGGCCCTTTTCGATGCCGTGGACGGGGCCATCGACCTGGGGCTCGACTGGTTCACCGTGTACGCGTTCTCCACCGAGAACTGGAAACTACCGCCCGATGAGGTGCGTTTCCTTATGGGGTTCAACAAGGGCATCTTGGAACGCCACGCCGAACGTCTCAACCAACGCAACGTACGCATCCGTTTCATCGGTCGGCGGGACTGGCGGGTGCCGCGCGGTGTTCTCAAGCGGATCGAGTGGGCCACCGACCTGACCCGGTCCAACACCGGGCTCACCTTCACCATCGCCTTCAACTACGGGGGTCGGGCCGAACTGGTCGATGCCGTCCGCCAGATCGTGGCCGACGGGGTCAAGCCCGACAAGGTCGACGAGAAGCTGATCCGATCCCACCTCTATGACCCGGAGATGCCCGACCCGGAGCTGATGGTTCGTACCTCGGGTGAATCGCGGACCTCCAACTACTTGCTGTGGCAGTTGGCCTACAGCGAGCTGGTGTTCACCGAGACGCTGTGGCCAGATTTCCGCACCGAGCACCTGGTCGATGCCATCCGGGAGTACCAGGCCCGCGAACGCCGCTTCGGCGGGATCTGA